In Pseudomonas grandcourensis, the DNA window TCGCGGACTATCAGAAAATTCGTTTTCTGACGGAAAAAGCCGAGTGGGCTGATCAGAAGACGCCGTTCAAGCTGTCCTTCTATCACCAGGGCATGCATTTCGATACGCCGGTGAAAATCAACGAAATCACCGCGAACACCGTCGAAGAGATCAAATACGATCCGAGTCGTTTCGACTTCGGCGACATGCAGTTCGATCCCAAGGCCACCGAACAACTGGGTTATGCCGGTTTCCGTGTGCTGTACCCGATCAACAAGGCCGACAAGCAAGACGAAATCATGACCATGCTCGGCGCGAGCTACTTCCGCGTCGTCGGCAAGGGTCACGTCTATGGTTTGTCCGCTCGCGGCATGGCGCTGGATACCGCATTGCCGTCCGGAGAAGAATTCCCGCGTTTCCGCGAGTTCTGGATTCAGCAGCCCAAGCCAGGCGACAAGCACCTGGTGATCTTCGCCCTGCTGGACTCGCCTCGTGCCACCGGCGCCTATCGCCTGACCCTGCGTCCGGGCAGCGACACCATCGTCGACGTCAAGGCGCAGATGTTCCTGCGTGACAAGGTCGGCAAGCTGGGTATCGCCCCGTTGACCAGCATGTATTTGTTCGGCGCCAACCAGCCGTCGAAAGTACTGAACTACCGTCGCGAGCTGCACGACTCCAGCGGCCTGGCGATCCATGCCGGCAACGGCGAGTGGATCTGGCGTCCGCTGAACAACCCGAAACATCTGGCCGTGAGCAACTTCAGCGTGGAAAACCCGCGCGGCTTCGGTCTGCTGCAACGTGGCCGCGACTTCAGCCACTACGAAGACCTCGACGACCGGTACGACAAGCGCCCAAGCGCCTGGATCGAGCCGAAGGGTGACTGGGGCAAGGGCACCGTCGACCTGGTCGAGATTCCGACCGCCGACGAAACCAACGACAACATCGTTGCCTTCTGGAACCCGGAAAAATTGCCGGAACCTGGCCAGCCGCTCGATGTCGCTTATCGTATGCACTGGACCATGGATGAAGACACGATTCACGCGCCAGACAGCGCCTGGGTCAAACAGACCCTGCGTTCCACCGGTGACGTCAAGCAGTCCAACCTGATTCGTCAGCCGGACGGCAGCGTTGCCTACCTGGTGGACTTCGAAGGCCCGTCCCTGGCGGCATTGCCGGCCGATGCGGACGTTCGCAGCCAGGTCAGCGTCGGCGACAACGCCGAGTTGGTGGAAAACAGCGTGCGCTACAACCCTGAAACCAAGGGCTGGCGCCTGACACTGCGGATGAAGATCAAGGATCCGGGCAAGTCCACCGAGATGCGTGCCGCGCTGGTGCAGAACATCGTGCCGGCGGACCTGGCCAAGACTTCGATTCCGTCGTCGAACTCGTCAGTTGCCAAGGCCGACAAGGTTGCCGCCAAGCAACAAGAGAAAGCGGACAAGGAAGCCAAGCAAGCGGAGGCCAAGCAGGCTGAAGCGAAGCCTGTTGCAGATGCCAAGGACAAGGCCAATAAAGACGCCAAGCAGCCTGTTGCTGCCGACGCGGCCCCAGCCACACCGGAATCGGCCCCGACTGAAGAAGTCCTGACCGAGACCTGGAGCTATCAGTTGCCTGCCGATGAGTAACTCTCAAGTACGGCCAGAAACTCTTTCCGAGTATCTGGCGCATCTGCCGATGACCGACGAGCAGCGCGCGGAACTCGCGGGCTGCCAGTCTTTCAGCGAATTGCATGAACGCCTGTCATCGTCGACGTTCGACGCCCCGACCGAAGCCGCCCAGGCTTCGGTGGGCAAACGCCTGACCCTGAGCACCGCCGAAGAGCTGCAGGACGCGGAAATGCTGGTGCTCGACGCCAACGGCCGGGTCTGCCTCAAGGCGACCCCGCCGATCCGGCGGACCAAGGTCGTGCCGGAGCCGTGGCGCACCAACATTCTGGTGCGTGGCTGGCGTCGGATGACCGGTCGTACCAACCCGCCGAAGCCGCCGAAGGACGAACGTGTCCTGCCGGCCGCGCGCTGGCGCACGGTGGGTTCGATCCGTCGCTACATTCTGTTGCTGCTGATGCTCGGCCAGACCATCGTCGCCGGCTGGTACATGAAAGGCATCATGCCGTACCAGGGCTGGTCGTTCGTCGACCTCAACGAAGTGCTGCACCAGCCACTGCTGCAAACCGCCACGCAAGTGCTGCCGTATGCCTTGCAGACCAGCATCCTGATCCTGTTCGGGATTCTGTTCTGCTGGGTGTCGGCCGGCTTCTGGACCGCGCTGATGGGCTTCCTAGAGTTGCTGACCGGCCACGATAAATACCGTATCTCCGGCAAAAGTGCCGGCAACGAGCCGATTCCGAAGGATGCGCGCACCGCACTGGTGATGCCGATCTGCAACGAAGACGTGCCACGGGTATTCGCCGGCCTGCGGGCGACCTTCGAGTCGGTGGCGGCCACGGGTGACCTGGACCGCTTCGACTTCTTCGTCCTCAGCGACAG includes these proteins:
- a CDS encoding glucan biosynthesis protein; the protein is MIVSPCNAPKLSAKRLRSALVAGSALLCLLSAGQLWAFSLDDVSAKAKELAAQKYEAPRSNLPNEFRDMKFADYQKIRFLTEKAEWADQKTPFKLSFYHQGMHFDTPVKINEITANTVEEIKYDPSRFDFGDMQFDPKATEQLGYAGFRVLYPINKADKQDEIMTMLGASYFRVVGKGHVYGLSARGMALDTALPSGEEFPRFREFWIQQPKPGDKHLVIFALLDSPRATGAYRLTLRPGSDTIVDVKAQMFLRDKVGKLGIAPLTSMYLFGANQPSKVLNYRRELHDSSGLAIHAGNGEWIWRPLNNPKHLAVSNFSVENPRGFGLLQRGRDFSHYEDLDDRYDKRPSAWIEPKGDWGKGTVDLVEIPTADETNDNIVAFWNPEKLPEPGQPLDVAYRMHWTMDEDTIHAPDSAWVKQTLRSTGDVKQSNLIRQPDGSVAYLVDFEGPSLAALPADADVRSQVSVGDNAELVENSVRYNPETKGWRLTLRMKIKDPGKSTEMRAALVQNIVPADLAKTSIPSSNSSVAKADKVAAKQQEKADKEAKQAEAKQAEAKPVADAKDKANKDAKQPVAADAAPATPESAPTEEVLTETWSYQLPADE